A window of Haliscomenobacter hydrossis DSM 1100 contains these coding sequences:
- a CDS encoding HNH endonuclease — MSKKIPEALRREVAIRAGYRCEYCRRPEVDSFIRYQSDHIISRKHGGRTELSNLAHTCPICNNAKGSDLATILDDEEKLIRLFHPRKDNWFDHFEVLEGEIMHKTEIGEATIKLLKLNDIDRILERVDLIAAGLFP; from the coding sequence ATGAGCAAAAAAATACCAGAAGCTTTACGGCGAGAAGTGGCAATAAGAGCAGGATATCGTTGTGAATATTGTCGACGACCAGAGGTGGATTCGTTTATTCGGTACCAATCTGATCACATCATTAGCCGAAAACATGGTGGAAGGACAGAATTGAGCAATCTTGCACATACTTGTCCCATCTGTAACAATGCCAAAGGTAGCGACTTGGCTACAATATTAGATGACGAAGAAAAATTGATCCGTTTGTTTCACCCCAGAAAAGACAACTGGTTTGATCATTTCGAAGTGCTTGAGGGCGAAATTATGCATAAAACAGAAATTGGAGAAGCTACGATCAAGCTGCTTAAATTGAATGATATTGATCGAATTCTGGAAAGAGTAGATTTGATTGCTGCGGGATTGTTTCCTTGA
- a CDS encoding pyridoxamine 5'-phosphate oxidase family protein: protein MPSPITSQNWPSIRQNFRHGFATNLHVSIATADVEGQPNVTPIGSFFLNRDDFSGFYFEIFTQNIPRNAVTNPKVCIMAVNSGKWYWLSSLFFGKFKTPPMTKIYGTIGERRAPTPAEIERGNRRLGRMKALPGGKKLFGNMSFVRDLHFHTFELAKVPM, encoded by the coding sequence ATGCCTTCACCCATCACCTCCCAAAATTGGCCAAGCATCCGCCAGAACTTCCGGCATGGTTTTGCTACCAACCTGCATGTTTCCATCGCAACTGCGGATGTTGAAGGGCAACCAAACGTTACACCCATCGGTTCGTTCTTTCTCAACCGGGATGATTTTTCGGGGTTTTACTTTGAAATTTTCACCCAAAACATCCCCCGCAATGCCGTGACCAACCCCAAAGTGTGCATCATGGCCGTGAACAGCGGAAAGTGGTACTGGTTGAGTAGCCTGTTTTTCGGCAAGTTCAAAACCCCGCCAATGACCAAAATCTATGGCACCATCGGCGAGCGCCGAGCACCCACCCCAGCCGAAATAGAACGGGGAAATCGGCGCTTAGGTCGCATGAAAGCGCTGCCCGGAGGCAAAAAATTGTTCGGCAATATGAGCTTTGTACGGGACTTGCATTTCCATACTTTCGAGCTGGCGAAAGTGCCGATGTGA
- a CDS encoding low-density lipoprotein receptor YWTD repeat-containing protein, with protein sequence MNAVEKFWEEIAELIKGEFGNGHPASWDKYRISLFLEAFHAKLEAICQNDPRKAELCGVRPTKTGDTPKPTTTYHSFRRIFITKESSGNRTTREMFAIYFGYDSAHDLMTKRGIVEEPRSQTSETPPPNKPGRRPWLAILTTLIIIILLLLIKCAFSNSEARHMIVRNERGIAWINLKHKRLIQIVDHSPFVIGIDFDPNTNTLFWANAHDNYQSISSARINSSFTGIEEITLNNRLTKRMKYPAGIALDTKNKFIYCADYMDSIIVKYNYQGKLLDSSLVGKLSGPSSVELDTKRQILYWTDVVSHKIGRIFLESGRIEPDFIRSPGKYPDGLSLDTIHNKIYWAVNGGKEIGWAHLSSPTPHWIRLSQRPSAVEVDAANGILYYTLWDNNLIGQIRLPAKQTIYNISKKNTFSAGAFSPGVVKIIDLKRR encoded by the coding sequence ATGAATGCCGTAGAAAAATTTTGGGAAGAGATTGCGGAATTAATCAAAGGCGAATTTGGGAATGGGCATCCAGCAAGTTGGGATAAGTACAGAATCAGCCTGTTCCTTGAAGCTTTTCATGCAAAATTGGAAGCTATTTGCCAAAACGACCCCCGTAAGGCCGAACTTTGTGGTGTGAGGCCAACCAAAACGGGAGATACGCCTAAACCTACTACAACCTACCATTCTTTTCGCCGCATCTTCATCACCAAGGAAAGCTCCGGCAACCGCACTACCCGGGAAATGTTCGCCATCTATTTTGGCTACGATTCTGCGCATGATTTAATGACCAAAAGAGGGATTGTCGAAGAACCCCGTTCGCAGACAAGCGAAACGCCACCACCAAATAAGCCTGGTCGTAGGCCTTGGCTGGCCATCCTGACTACACTGATCATTATTATCTTGCTGCTTTTGATCAAATGCGCTTTTTCTAATTCAGAAGCTAGGCATATGATCGTAAGAAATGAGCGAGGAATTGCCTGGATAAATCTTAAACACAAGCGCTTAATTCAAATAGTCGACCACAGCCCTTTTGTCATTGGGATCGATTTTGACCCTAACACCAACACACTTTTTTGGGCAAATGCCCATGACAATTACCAATCTATCTCTTCCGCACGAATCAATAGCTCTTTTACAGGCATAGAAGAAATAACCTTAAATAATCGCCTGACCAAGCGGATGAAATATCCTGCTGGTATCGCCCTGGATACCAAAAATAAATTTATTTATTGCGCCGATTACATGGATTCAATAATTGTGAAGTACAATTACCAAGGAAAGCTTTTGGATTCATCTTTGGTCGGTAAATTATCGGGCCCCTCCTCGGTTGAACTCGACACGAAGCGACAAATCCTTTATTGGACAGATGTTGTTAGCCATAAAATTGGCCGGATTTTTTTAGAAAGTGGCCGGATTGAGCCAGATTTTATTCGCTCACCAGGCAAGTATCCCGATGGCTTGTCCTTGGATACCATCCACAACAAAATTTACTGGGCGGTCAATGGAGGCAAAGAGATTGGCTGGGCGCATCTCTCTTCCCCAACTCCGCATTGGATACGACTGAGTCAAAGACCGAGTGCAGTGGAAGTAGATGCAGCAAATGGAATCTTGTACTATACACTTTGGGACAACAACCTGATCGGGCAGATTCGGTTGCCAGCAAAACAAACCATTTACAACATTTCAAAGAAAAATACTTTTTCAGCAGGGGCTTTTAGTCCGGGAGTGGTAAAAATTATTGATTTGAAACGTAGATGA
- a CDS encoding DUF7619 domain-containing protein — protein MKAFWIVIFCLLVNISHAQSCDGGDQNKQHGCPNCDEIPFPLPGMPWDVPIVTPFDPNDILGPVGYADSRFVRAKSSLSYMIRFENDPDFATAPAQKVVIRMPIDDRYDLYSFRLGEFGFGQFRYQVPNDQSFYRTRITNTLDSLGVYVDLTAGIDVQKSEAFWIFESIDPTTGLRPEDALTGFLPVNDTAVTRFNDTLTKRGEGFTTFTLLPRQGIASGDTCKAQAAIIFDINPPIPTNVWTNTVDALPPQSKLKALPKASPANTVLLEWTAADDPQGSGLAHYDLYVSKNEGPFYLYKEDIDTTFYLFAGENLAKYAFYIRASDHVGNTEAPKTLPEAITTLGVVGSLALASPRLGSSYCAGDTLHIQWQASNAGERFALYYSPDEGKTFSLIQPEVSTGNTFAWFTPRDLTESNNALIQIRSLDDDRFVANSGRFSLFSAPGVELGADRQLLQGDSLVLSGKETAGLKYQWSTGASSSSIVVTSPGTYTLAVIDQNGCRSTDSVKISRSVSTIDPNFIQSFSLFPNPAEQWLNVQFNLRQSAHLNWFVQDTKGKLVQQGAMGKLSSGTFTQGLEINLLPAGNYVLVIKANNRRIASAQFFKVRK, from the coding sequence ATGAAAGCGTTCTGGATAGTAATATTTTGTTTGCTGGTAAATATTAGCCACGCCCAATCCTGCGACGGCGGCGACCAAAATAAGCAACACGGTTGTCCCAATTGCGATGAAATCCCCTTTCCTCTGCCAGGAATGCCCTGGGATGTACCCATTGTTACACCTTTTGACCCCAACGACATCCTGGGTCCCGTGGGGTATGCCGATTCTCGTTTCGTCCGGGCCAAGAGTAGTTTGTCTTACATGATCCGCTTCGAAAACGACCCCGATTTTGCCACGGCTCCTGCTCAAAAAGTAGTCATCCGGATGCCCATAGATGATCGTTATGATTTGTACTCGTTCCGCTTGGGGGAGTTTGGCTTTGGGCAGTTTCGGTATCAGGTACCCAATGATCAATCTTTCTACCGCACGCGCATCACCAATACCCTGGATTCGCTGGGGGTGTATGTGGATTTGACCGCGGGGATAGATGTCCAAAAAAGCGAAGCTTTCTGGATATTTGAATCCATCGATCCCACGACAGGTCTTCGGCCAGAAGACGCACTAACTGGCTTTTTGCCCGTCAACGATACTGCTGTTACCCGTTTCAACGATACCCTCACCAAACGCGGCGAAGGTTTTACCACCTTTACCTTACTGCCCCGGCAGGGCATTGCCAGCGGTGATACCTGCAAAGCCCAGGCTGCCATCATTTTTGACATCAATCCGCCGATCCCCACAAATGTCTGGACCAATACTGTAGACGCACTTCCCCCCCAAAGTAAGCTCAAGGCATTGCCCAAAGCCAGTCCTGCCAATACCGTCCTACTGGAATGGACTGCCGCAGACGATCCCCAAGGGTCAGGATTGGCCCACTACGACCTGTATGTCTCCAAAAACGAGGGTCCTTTTTATTTGTATAAAGAAGATATCGATACGACCTTTTATTTGTTTGCTGGCGAGAATCTGGCCAAATATGCTTTTTACATCCGCGCAAGCGACCACGTTGGCAATACCGAAGCACCAAAAACGCTACCAGAAGCCATCACTACCCTGGGCGTAGTGGGCAGTTTGGCGCTTGCTTCACCGCGCCTGGGTAGCAGTTATTGTGCTGGCGATACCTTGCACATCCAGTGGCAAGCCAGCAATGCGGGCGAACGTTTTGCCCTTTATTACTCACCCGACGAGGGCAAGACCTTCAGCTTGATTCAGCCTGAAGTGAGTACTGGAAACACATTTGCCTGGTTTACTCCACGCGACCTTACGGAAAGTAACAATGCCCTTATCCAAATTCGCTCTTTGGACGACGACCGTTTTGTGGCCAATTCTGGTAGGTTTAGCCTTTTCAGTGCTCCAGGGGTAGAACTTGGGGCTGACCGGCAATTGTTGCAAGGAGATTCTCTGGTATTGAGTGGTAAAGAAACAGCTGGGCTAAAGTACCAGTGGTCAACCGGAGCGAGTAGCTCCAGTATTGTGGTCACTTCACCTGGAACCTACACCCTGGCGGTGATCGATCAAAATGGGTGCAGAAGTACAGATTCTGTAAAAATCAGCAGATCGGTGAGTACCATCGACCCCAACTTTATACAATCGTTTAGTCTGTTCCCCAATCCGGCTGAACAATGGCTGAATGTACAATTCAATTTAAGGCAATCCGCTCATCTGAATTGGTTTGTTCAAGATACCAAAGGGAAATTGGTTCAACAAGGAGCAATGGGTAAGCTCAGTAGCGGTACGTTTACGCAAGGTTTAGAAATAAATCTTCTGCCTGCGGGTAACTATGTGTTGGTGATCAAAGCCAATAATAGAAGGATCGCCTCGGCCCAGTTTTTTAAGGTGAGAAAATAA
- a CDS encoding RHS repeat-associated core domain-containing protein, translating into MQTKNKAQHILSFLIWIILMLGQKGGVAQDINNTKPNILGPNGVSVNSFSGNLFLKRSDLFIPGRGLNLEIVFAYNSSRRTRNWGFGRGWTMNYSLACMPDTAGIVLERMDGRRDVFSRKSGSIDAPAGVFETLEEYEAGKFKLLSKNGTVYFFENPAHHRLTKIVDRNGNTLQLSYTDTLLAEVTDAAGRKLSFSWAQGRLQKISTNTKPGRLIQFQYDRSGNPIQVINPAGGTLEYRYDEASKIVTAIDENGNPVNIDYNSLDAVTKISSCFGTQNIFYDYGQYKTHVTERVANELQLTTYTYDALGLLQAQTGNCCGYSMRFFYDAQKNITKRIDANVHEMLYTYDGKGNMRQAVDALKQIEQWQYEPVFNQVTKMTDKNGNVRSYEYDARGNLTKIIHPLSIIESFSYDEFGNLLTYTDGNGHTTRYDYNSFGYLTKISNPKQGITLNEYDEVGNLLARTDPNQRKTQWIYDDLDRFLTSIDALGQQQTFEYDNVGNLLSLKDKNGNQTLYTYDALNRLTLVKNALGGTQLFEYDARGNVRRWVDENKNATQYSYDLLNRMAEVKNALGERTIFDYDNNGNLTAIILPNGNEVTLSYDKLDRLSAVQDKIGLLAQMGYDKNSNRISFTDASNNTYTFSYDALNRLIKHHDPLGGELNLSYDKNGNLSMLTDQNGHSTFYTYDQLNRRIAIKDAVNSASSYLFDPIGNPIAVIDQNGNQTQYKYDALDRLVEELYPDGSTRQYRYNPTNQVISRTDNNGKITTYTFDPLFRLIGRSYADGSQESFSYDARGNLLSAQNQYALLRFTYDALHRRSSESLNAYQSTLMYDTKNRKRSITYPSGRKLNLNLDERNRLQEVQDPLLGAVPLASFAYNPLGQLSKLSYANATENNMNYDANARILELKSAFTNQNQSYQYNYDKLGNRTRELNNTQTDRSRVYAYDAIDRLVQVQEGVISGSNTIVNPLRQAKYTFDAIGNRKTAEEQQQSKTYASNTLNQYTNISQGSTTRSLTYDKNGNLTFDGQFNLGYDPENRLTRVDNGNTALYRYDALGRRIQKIIKQDTTFYLYNGLDLIEERGNRGLLKASFVYGNNIDQILSMQRNGKNYYYHTDPLGSVRKISDEAGKVVEQYEYDAYGQARVYNASGQLLSASAIGNAFLFTGREYDGETGMYHYRARSFSPELGRFGQRDPLGFVDGLNVYTYVVNNPVNFVDPKGGNAAAGALQFSSVGLMIARTAAALSPVIATVTAPAVLTALGVGVAAIGIGAAIGIGATALHDHIANQNQSRTYNISKCNVPPASGPGNPGGDRNPNQDQPRKRDRRRPSEENPKRDPNGNNLGNPVKHPDNPFGLNERG; encoded by the coding sequence ATGCAGACCAAGAACAAGGCGCAGCATATCCTCAGCTTCCTGATTTGGATCATCTTGATGCTGGGACAAAAAGGGGGGGTGGCTCAAGACATCAACAATACCAAACCCAATATTTTAGGCCCTAATGGCGTGAGTGTCAATAGTTTTTCAGGTAATCTTTTTCTCAAACGCAGCGATTTGTTCATCCCGGGCAGAGGTTTAAACCTGGAAATCGTTTTCGCCTACAATAGTTCACGCAGAACCAGGAATTGGGGTTTTGGGCGTGGTTGGACAATGAATTATAGCCTGGCCTGTATGCCCGATACCGCAGGGATCGTACTGGAGCGCATGGATGGTCGGCGGGATGTATTCAGCCGTAAAAGCGGCAGTATTGATGCCCCGGCGGGGGTATTCGAAACCCTGGAAGAATACGAAGCTGGAAAATTTAAGTTGTTGAGTAAAAATGGCACCGTCTATTTCTTTGAAAACCCGGCTCACCATCGACTTACCAAAATTGTCGACCGCAATGGCAATACCTTACAGCTCAGTTACACCGATACTTTGTTGGCAGAGGTCACCGACGCGGCTGGCCGTAAGTTAAGCTTTTCCTGGGCACAAGGACGTTTGCAAAAAATCAGCACCAATACCAAACCCGGCCGGCTTATCCAATTCCAGTATGACAGAAGTGGCAATCCCATCCAGGTCATCAATCCCGCTGGAGGTACCCTCGAGTATCGCTATGATGAAGCAAGTAAAATCGTAACCGCAATCGATGAAAACGGCAATCCGGTCAATATCGATTACAACAGCCTGGATGCAGTAACCAAAATCAGTTCCTGCTTTGGCACACAAAATATTTTCTATGATTATGGACAATACAAAACCCACGTTACCGAACGCGTAGCCAACGAATTACAACTGACCACTTATACCTATGACGCCCTGGGGCTGCTCCAGGCTCAAACTGGCAACTGCTGTGGCTACAGTATGCGCTTCTTCTACGATGCACAAAAAAACATCACCAAGCGGATTGACGCCAATGTCCATGAAATGTTGTATACCTATGATGGAAAAGGCAATATGCGCCAAGCGGTAGATGCCCTGAAACAAATCGAGCAATGGCAATACGAGCCTGTTTTTAATCAGGTAACCAAAATGACCGACAAGAATGGCAATGTCCGCAGCTATGAATACGATGCCCGGGGAAATTTAACCAAAATCATCCATCCCCTGAGCATTATTGAATCATTCAGCTATGACGAATTTGGCAACTTACTCACTTATACGGATGGTAATGGCCATACCACCCGTTATGACTACAATTCTTTTGGCTATCTGACCAAAATTTCCAATCCCAAGCAAGGAATTACCCTGAATGAGTACGATGAAGTGGGCAATTTACTGGCTCGAACCGACCCCAATCAGCGCAAAACCCAATGGATCTATGACGATCTGGATCGATTCCTTACCTCAATTGATGCATTGGGCCAACAGCAAACTTTTGAATACGACAACGTCGGGAACCTACTTTCCCTGAAAGACAAAAACGGCAACCAAACCCTTTATACCTACGACGCCCTGAATCGCCTTACCCTGGTCAAAAATGCGCTGGGCGGCACCCAGCTTTTTGAATATGATGCGCGCGGCAACGTTCGTCGTTGGGTCGATGAAAACAAAAACGCTACGCAGTACAGTTACGATTTACTAAACCGGATGGCGGAAGTCAAAAATGCGCTGGGAGAGCGTACCATTTTTGACTACGACAACAATGGCAACCTCACGGCGATCATCTTGCCCAATGGCAATGAAGTGACTTTGAGTTACGATAAACTGGATCGCCTCAGTGCTGTTCAGGACAAAATCGGGCTGCTCGCGCAAATGGGTTACGATAAAAATTCCAACCGCATCAGCTTTACCGATGCCAGCAACAATACTTATACCTTCAGTTACGATGCCCTCAATCGTTTGATCAAACACCACGATCCACTGGGGGGAGAGCTAAACCTCAGTTACGATAAAAATGGCAACCTCAGTATGTTAACTGATCAAAACGGGCACAGTACTTTCTACACATATGATCAGCTGAATCGCCGCATTGCCATCAAAGACGCCGTCAATTCTGCCTCCAGCTACCTCTTCGATCCCATCGGAAACCCCATCGCCGTAATCGACCAAAATGGCAATCAAACCCAATACAAATACGATGCTTTGGATCGACTGGTGGAAGAATTGTACCCTGATGGCAGCACCAGGCAGTACCGCTACAATCCGACCAATCAGGTCATCAGCCGTACCGACAACAATGGCAAAATCACGACTTATACCTTTGATCCCCTCTTTCGGCTCATTGGACGCAGTTACGCCGACGGCAGCCAGGAAAGTTTCAGCTATGATGCCCGAGGAAATCTATTGAGCGCACAAAATCAATACGCACTGCTGCGTTTCACCTACGACGCCCTGCACCGGCGCAGTTCGGAATCCCTGAATGCTTACCAAAGCACCTTAATGTACGATACAAAAAACCGCAAGCGCAGCATCACCTATCCCAGTGGACGCAAACTAAACCTGAATCTGGACGAACGCAATCGGCTCCAGGAAGTCCAGGATCCTTTGCTTGGAGCAGTCCCCTTAGCCAGCTTTGCATACAATCCACTGGGACAGCTCAGCAAACTCAGCTACGCCAATGCCACGGAAAACAATATGAACTACGATGCCAATGCCCGTATCCTGGAACTGAAATCTGCCTTCACCAACCAAAACCAAAGCTACCAGTACAATTACGACAAACTGGGCAACCGTACCCGGGAACTCAATAACACCCAAACAGACCGCTCGCGTGTGTACGCCTACGATGCCATCGACCGTCTGGTGCAAGTACAAGAAGGTGTCATCAGTGGCAGCAATACCATCGTGAACCCCCTGCGCCAGGCTAAATACACCTTCGATGCCATTGGCAACCGCAAAACCGCAGAAGAGCAACAACAAAGCAAGACCTACGCCAGCAATACCCTCAACCAATATACCAACATCAGCCAAGGCAGCACAACCCGTAGCCTGACCTACGACAAAAATGGCAACCTAACCTTTGACGGCCAGTTCAACCTGGGCTATGACCCCGAAAACCGCCTCACCAGAGTAGACAATGGCAATACCGCCCTCTATCGCTATGATGCCCTGGGGCGTCGCATCCAAAAAATCATCAAACAGGATACCACCTTTTACCTCTACAACGGCCTGGACTTGATCGAAGAACGCGGCAACAGGGGCTTGCTCAAAGCCAGCTTCGTGTACGGCAACAACATCGACCAGATACTCTCCATGCAGCGCAATGGCAAAAACTACTACTACCACACCGACCCCCTGGGCTCGGTACGCAAAATCAGCGACGAGGCAGGCAAAGTAGTAGAGCAGTACGAATACGACGCTTACGGGCAGGCGCGCGTTTACAATGCCAGCGGGCAGTTGCTCAGCGCTTCGGCAATAGGTAATGCCTTTTTGTTTACCGGGCGGGAGTACGATGGAGAGACCGGGATGTACCATTATCGGGCGCGGAGCTTTTCACCAGAGTTGGGACGGTTTGGGCAAAGGGATCCCTTGGGATTTGTGGATGGGTTGAATGTGTATACTTATGTGGTCAATAATCCTGTGAATTTTGTTGATCCAAAGGGAGGGAACGCTGCTGCTGGCGCACTTCAATTTAGTTCTGTAGGGCTGATGATTGCTAGAACTGCTGCTGCATTAAGTCCCGTCATAGCAACAGTTACTGCTCCGGCAGTACTCACCGCTTTGGGTGTAGGTGTTGCTGCTATTGGTATTGGCGCTGCTATTGGTATCGGTGCCACCGCGTTACACGATCATATCGCAAATCAAAACCAATCCCGAACATACAATATCTCTAAATGTAATGTACCTCCGGCATCAGGACCTGGTAACCCCGGAGGTGATCGCAACCCAAATCAAGACCAACCTCGTAAAAGAGACAGAAGGCGCCCATCCGAAGAAAATCCAAAAAGAGATCCTAATGGTAATAACTTAGGTAATCCTGTCAAACATCCTGACAATCCTTTTGGATTGAATGAACGTGGATGA